In Sphaeramia orbicularis chromosome 1, fSphaOr1.1, whole genome shotgun sequence, a genomic segment contains:
- the casp3a gene encoding caspase-3a gives MSVNGPGDDCTDAKRGDGLRSEGSTPASAPVEVDAKPGSHSFRYSLNFPSIGQCIIINNKNFDRRTGMNQRNGTDVDAANSMKVFAKLGYKVKVYNDQTVEQMRQVLTAVSKEDHSCSASFVCVLLSHGDEGVFFGTDGSIELKNLTSLFRGDRCKSLAGKPKLFFIQACRGTDLDAGIETDSVDDETTKIPVEADFLYAYSTAPGYYSWRNTMTGSWFIQSVCDMISKYGKELEILHIMTRVNHKVAVEFESISNSPGFHAKKQIPCIVSMLTKEMYFSP, from the exons ATGTCGGTAAATGGTCCCGGAGACGACTGCACCGATGCAAAACGAGGCGATGGACTACG GTCAGAGGGCTCCACGCCTGCCTCTGCTCCCGTGGAAGTGGATGCAAAGCCCGGTTCCCACAGCTTCAGATACAGCCTGAATTTCCCCAGCATCGGCCAGTGCATCATCATCAACAACAAGAATTTTGACAGGAGAACAG gCATGAATCAGCGAAATGGCACAGACGTGGATGCAGCCAACTCCATGAAAGTCTTTGCAAAGCTGGGTTATAAAGTGAAGGTTTACAACGACCAGACAGTTGAACAGATGAGGCAGGTTTTAACAGCTG tttccaaGGAGGATCACAGCTGCTCAGCCTCTTTCGTCTGTGTTTTGTTAAGTCATGGAGATGAAGGTGTTTTCTTTGGAACAGATGGCTCAATAGAGCTTAAAAACCTCACATCACTTTTTCGAGGCGATCGCTGCAAATCTCTGGCGGGAAAACCTAAACTGTTCTTCATCCAG GCTTGCAGAGGTACAGATCTGGATGCAGGTATTGAAACAGACAGTGTAGATGACGAGACTACCAAGATCCCTGTGGAAGCCGACTTTCTCTATGCCTACTCCACAGCTCCAG GTTACTACTCCTGGAGGAACACAATGACTGGGTCCTGGTTCATCCAGTCTGTGTGTGACATGATCAGCAAATATGGGAAAGAATTGGAGATTCTGCACATCATGACACGTGTTAACCACAAGGTGGCAGTAGAGTTTGAGTCTATCTCCAACTCACCAGGCTtccatgcaaagaaacaaatccCATGCATTGTGTCAATGCTGACCAAAGAGATGTATTTTTCTCCTTGA